One genomic segment of Oleidesulfovibrio alaskensis DSM 16109 includes these proteins:
- a CDS encoding NAD(P)/FAD-dependent oxidoreductase: protein MTGSTGNSRTRVVVAGGGFAGVWAVRRLARDKNLDIILVDRNNYHTFLPLLYQVAAAELEPGQIAYPLRAIFRKYPNVHFVMGDVRSIDMKNKVLHTDGPHIPFDKLVVAMGSFTAFYGVPGADKHCFRLKNLEQAITLRNHIVSCFEQATHERNPDRKDRILTYTVVGGGPTGVEYAGALAELIRQPLTKDFPTLNTGQARVVLLEAGDGLLAGFPDHLRRYAFERLTHMGVDVRLNAKVTAVTPDSVELEGSSPLRTETVVWTAGVQGHALAGQMGLPTGRGGRVPVLPTLQVEGHPDVFVAGDMALPQGDSPAPLIAPNAIQQGALAADNIRAALAGRPLRAFRYRDKGSMATIGRAAAVVRMGKEHTATGFVAWVMWLFIHLLYLVGFRNRLFVLFTWAWDYIFFERAARIIIPRGPIEDDDAP, encoded by the coding sequence ATGACGGGCAGCACAGGCAACAGCAGAACGCGGGTCGTCGTCGCAGGCGGCGGTTTTGCGGGCGTTTGGGCCGTGCGCAGACTGGCGCGCGACAAAAATCTGGATATCATTCTGGTCGACAGAAACAACTACCACACTTTTTTGCCGCTGCTCTATCAGGTTGCCGCGGCCGAACTGGAACCGGGGCAGATAGCCTACCCGCTGCGGGCCATTTTCCGCAAATATCCCAATGTGCATTTCGTCATGGGTGACGTGCGCAGCATCGATATGAAAAACAAGGTGCTGCACACTGACGGACCGCACATTCCCTTTGACAAACTGGTTGTGGCCATGGGCAGCTTCACGGCCTTTTACGGCGTACCGGGCGCGGACAAGCACTGCTTCAGGCTGAAAAATCTGGAACAGGCCATCACGCTGCGCAACCATATTGTCTCATGCTTCGAACAGGCCACACACGAACGCAATCCGGACAGAAAGGACCGTATTCTCACATACACCGTGGTGGGCGGCGGCCCCACGGGGGTGGAATACGCAGGAGCGCTGGCCGAACTTATCCGCCAGCCGCTCACCAAAGACTTTCCAACCCTGAACACGGGACAGGCCCGCGTGGTGCTGCTGGAAGCAGGCGACGGTCTGCTGGCCGGATTTCCCGACCACCTGCGCCGCTACGCATTTGAACGGCTTACCCACATGGGGGTGGACGTACGCCTGAATGCCAAAGTGACGGCCGTGACTCCGGACAGCGTCGAGCTGGAAGGCAGCAGCCCGTTACGGACCGAAACCGTGGTGTGGACAGCAGGTGTGCAGGGGCACGCTCTGGCCGGCCAGATGGGTCTGCCCACGGGACGCGGCGGCCGCGTGCCGGTGCTGCCCACACTGCAGGTTGAAGGACATCCTGATGTTTTCGTTGCGGGCGACATGGCTCTGCCGCAGGGCGATTCGCCCGCTCCGCTCATTGCTCCCAATGCCATACAGCAGGGCGCTCTGGCCGCGGACAACATACGCGCCGCACTGGCAGGCAGACCGCTGCGCGCTTTCCGGTACCGCGACAAAGGCTCCATGGCCACCATAGGGCGGGCCGCCGCCGTGGTACGCATGGGCAAAGAACACACAGCCACCGGCTTTGTTGCCTGGGTCATGTGGCTGTTCATTCACCTGCTGTATCTTGTGGGCTTCCGCAACAGGCTGTTTGTACTTTTCACGTGGGCTTGGGATTATATCTTTTTCGAACGGGCAGCGCGCATCATCATTCCCCGCGGCCCCATAGAAGACGACGACGCGCCCTGA
- a CDS encoding HDOD domain-containing protein — protein sequence MGKLNVDDLKEGMVLAADVCGRDGRTLLGAGAALQERHLRIFKAWGVTEADIEGVDRSDMEQEHEAELPPEVLEAARARVDARMGRHGGSELEHELRRITTLRLSARILHDGMPETEELDYGALRACAAKDSFDKDRTSVHSVVDDQVQLLSFPDIYFRIVKVLESPSSSSRKLAEVVSTDASLAARLLRLVNSPFYGFPSKIDSIARAITLIGANELVTLALGISVMRVFSGVPSGGFNMRRFWEHSILCGLFSRLIAGHKMGLSEERLFVGGLLHDLGELLMLSRHPRTMCRTMVYAHEQQVPLYQAEKAVFGFDHAGAGSLLLNRWNLPDGLVRMVGYHHLPDRVRAPLEASVVHVADIMSFLFRIEDVPAGMVLSGLNGAAINKLGLAPSAVQTMMAQAGRQFEAISGVFFDAGQEARDKA from the coding sequence ATGGGAAAACTGAATGTCGATGATCTGAAAGAAGGCATGGTGCTGGCCGCAGACGTATGCGGCCGCGACGGCAGGACACTGCTGGGCGCCGGTGCCGCGCTGCAGGAGCGCCACCTGCGTATATTCAAGGCGTGGGGTGTTACCGAGGCGGATATCGAGGGTGTGGACCGCTCTGACATGGAGCAGGAACACGAAGCCGAACTGCCGCCCGAAGTGCTGGAGGCCGCGCGTGCGCGTGTGGATGCCCGTATGGGCCGCCACGGCGGCAGCGAGCTGGAGCATGAGCTGCGGCGTATAACAACGCTGCGGCTGAGCGCCCGCATACTGCACGATGGCATGCCCGAAACCGAGGAACTGGATTACGGGGCGTTGCGGGCCTGTGCGGCCAAAGACTCGTTTGATAAAGACCGCACCTCGGTCCATTCGGTTGTGGATGATCAGGTGCAGCTGCTTTCTTTCCCCGACATTTATTTTCGCATTGTCAAGGTGCTGGAGTCGCCCAGCAGTTCTTCGCGCAAGCTGGCGGAAGTGGTCAGCACGGACGCCAGTCTGGCGGCACGGCTTCTGCGGCTTGTGAACAGCCCGTTTTACGGGTTCCCTTCCAAAATCGACTCCATAGCGCGGGCCATCACCCTGATCGGCGCCAACGAACTGGTCACCCTTGCTCTGGGTATTTCCGTCATGCGGGTTTTTTCCGGTGTGCCCTCGGGGGGCTTCAACATGCGGCGCTTCTGGGAACATTCCATCCTGTGCGGCCTGTTTTCGCGGCTGATCGCCGGGCACAAGATGGGGCTTTCGGAAGAACGGCTGTTTGTAGGCGGGCTGCTGCACGATCTGGGCGAGCTGCTCATGCTCAGCAGGCATCCGCGTACCATGTGCCGGACCATGGTGTACGCCCATGAGCAGCAGGTGCCGCTGTATCAGGCGGAAAAAGCCGTGTTCGGCTTTGATCATGCCGGAGCAGGCAGCCTGCTGCTGAACCGCTGGAATCTGCCCGACGGCCTTGTGCGCATGGTGGGGTATCATCACCTGCCGGACAGAGTGCGGGCGCCTCTGGAAGCTTCCGTGGTGCATGTTGCCGATATCATGTCTTTTCTGTTCCGTATTGAGGATGTTCCCGCGGGAATGGTGCTGTCCGGACTGAACGGCGCGGCAATAAACAAACTGGGGCTGGCGCCTTCGGCTGTGCAGACAATGATGGCGCAGGCGGGCAGGCAGTTCGAGGCCATTTCCGGTGTGTTCTTTGACGCCGGTCAGGAAGCGCGGGACAAGGCATGA
- a CDS encoding sigma-54 interaction domain-containing protein has protein sequence MNQQGAETEQDLRARVPDERRATLAALELAATLSHFDQRLDRMEGVDSILRETAAKAQGLVEMQSWAFFLVDPETGDFTCALTDGPEDRLRFEREVDALIEDRTFAWVLGRNRAVLVPSGIGAAGRLLLHPLATSSGLWGMFVAFTGEGAESTDLGFYLLTVVFFSCASMLESYSLYRQLQQVNEGLEQQVADRTRELVSINSSLEREVEERSLAEQQLRRTLNEKESYRQHLEAVFSSIQDAIITVDLNGVVLNTNAAAEKMLGIPAAQAVRMHHTALQLPCARACQDVLGATLGSGTPVREFRAVSEDGAQVMILGGTPLISLDGTFSGAVLSCRDITRLVSLEQQLRQRHSFSNIIGRSKVMQSLFGLLENLAAYDTTVLVTGESGTGKELVAEALHYNGARSGGPLVKVNCTALSESLLESELFGHVRGAFTGAVRDRAGRFETAEGGTIFLDEIGDISMRIQVLLLRFLESKEFERVGDTTPRRADVRIVAATNADLHRRISEGTFRADLFYRLNVTSVHLPPLRERREDIPLLVQHFVEQCNTELGTRVAGVDDKAMAALVRAPWPGNVRELKHTLEHACVLCRDGYVEAGHLPAELAAVESSPVRFDAAVSGPVSAAAGGAVPQPVAGGFGRRQLDARSITAAIEQTGGNKARAARLLGVGRATLYRKLRELDMSI, from the coding sequence ATGAATCAGCAAGGGGCAGAAACGGAGCAGGATCTGCGGGCGCGGGTGCCGGACGAGCGCAGAGCCACGCTGGCCGCGCTGGAGCTGGCAGCCACCCTGAGCCATTTTGACCAGCGGCTTGACCGTATGGAAGGAGTGGACAGCATTCTGCGAGAGACCGCGGCCAAGGCTCAGGGACTGGTGGAAATGCAGTCATGGGCTTTTTTTCTGGTCGATCCGGAAACCGGAGATTTTACCTGTGCCCTTACTGACGGGCCGGAAGACCGTCTGCGTTTTGAACGTGAAGTGGACGCACTGATAGAAGACAGAACCTTTGCGTGGGTTCTGGGTCGCAACAGGGCCGTGCTTGTGCCTTCGGGCATCGGCGCTGCCGGCAGGCTGCTGCTCCATCCGCTGGCGACATCTTCGGGGCTGTGGGGCATGTTTGTGGCTTTTACCGGTGAAGGGGCAGAGTCCACAGACCTCGGGTTTTATCTGCTTACGGTGGTGTTTTTTTCCTGCGCATCCATGCTTGAAAGCTATTCTCTGTACCGCCAGCTGCAGCAGGTGAACGAGGGACTGGAACAGCAGGTGGCCGACCGCACCCGCGAACTGGTGTCCATTAACTCCAGTCTGGAACGCGAGGTGGAGGAACGCAGTCTGGCAGAGCAGCAGCTGCGGCGGACTCTGAACGAAAAAGAGTCATACCGGCAGCATCTTGAGGCCGTTTTTTCCAGCATACAGGATGCCATCATCACCGTAGACCTGAATGGTGTGGTACTGAACACCAATGCCGCTGCTGAAAAAATGCTGGGCATTCCGGCTGCACAGGCTGTGAGAATGCATCATACCGCCCTGCAGCTGCCCTGTGCCAGAGCATGTCAGGATGTGCTGGGAGCCACGCTGGGTTCCGGTACGCCCGTGCGCGAATTCCGCGCCGTGAGTGAAGACGGCGCTCAGGTGATGATTCTGGGCGGCACGCCGCTTATCTCGCTGGACGGGACGTTTTCCGGCGCCGTTCTTTCCTGCCGCGATATCACGCGGCTTGTGTCGCTGGAGCAGCAGCTCCGTCAGCGGCATTCATTCAGCAATATCATCGGGCGCAGCAAGGTTATGCAATCGCTGTTCGGCCTGCTGGAAAATCTTGCGGCATACGACACCACAGTGCTGGTCACCGGTGAATCCGGTACCGGCAAGGAACTGGTGGCAGAGGCTCTGCATTACAACGGGGCGCGCTCGGGCGGACCGCTGGTCAAGGTGAACTGCACTGCCTTGTCTGAAAGCCTGCTGGAAAGCGAACTGTTCGGCCATGTGCGCGGGGCCTTTACCGGAGCCGTGCGCGACAGGGCCGGACGGTTTGAGACAGCCGAAGGCGGTACTATTTTTCTTGATGAGATCGGCGACATCTCCATGCGTATTCAGGTACTGCTGCTGCGCTTTCTCGAGTCAAAAGAATTTGAACGGGTGGGTGACACCACTCCGCGGCGGGCTGATGTGCGCATAGTGGCTGCCACCAATGCCGACCTGCACCGGCGCATCAGTGAAGGTACTTTCCGCGCGGACCTGTTTTACCGGCTCAATGTCACCAGTGTGCATCTGCCGCCGCTCAGGGAGAGGCGCGAAGACATCCCGCTGCTGGTCCAGCATTTTGTGGAGCAATGCAACACCGAACTGGGAACCCGTGTGGCCGGAGTGGATGATAAAGCCATGGCTGCGCTGGTCCGTGCTCCGTGGCCGGGCAATGTGCGCGAACTGAAGCATACGCTGGAACATGCCTGCGTGCTGTGCCGCGACGGCTATGTGGAAGCCGGTCACCTGCCGGCGGAGCTTGCGGCGGTTGAGTCTTCCCCTGTCCGGTTTGATGCGGCGGTGTCCGGGCCGGTTTCTGCCGCCGCGGGCGGCGCAGTTCCGCAGCCCGTGGCGGGCGGATTCGGACGGCGGCAGCTGGACGCCCGCAGCATCACGGCGGCCATCGAACAGACCGGAGGCAACAAGGCCAGAGCGGCGCGCCTGCTGGGAGTAGGGCGGGCGACTCTGTACCGCAAACTGCGGGAGCTGGACATGTCCATATAA
- a CDS encoding RrF2 family transcriptional regulator: protein MKLTTRSRYGTRMLLDIAMHTHGDDQPVSIKEIADRQGISMKYLEKLIRVLKGAGYISSRLGSKGGYMLARPPESILLGDVVFALEETVPTFECVDPEPCCPRMDYCLTRTIWNEAAKAMYEKLNSFTLADLINDAELCPKQGQAC from the coding sequence ATGAAGCTTACCACACGAAGCCGTTACGGTACGCGCATGCTGCTCGACATCGCCATGCATACCCATGGTGACGATCAGCCGGTTTCCATCAAGGAAATCGCTGACCGGCAGGGCATATCCATGAAGTACCTTGAAAAGCTTATCAGGGTATTGAAGGGTGCCGGCTACATCTCCAGCAGACTGGGATCCAAGGGCGGCTACATGCTGGCCAGGCCGCCGGAATCCATCCTGCTGGGCGATGTCGTTTTCGCTCTGGAGGAAACGGTTCCCACCTTTGAATGTGTGGACCCCGAACCGTGCTGCCCCCGCATGGACTACTGCCTGACCAGAACCATCTGGAACGAAGCGGCCAAGGCCATGTATGAAAAGCTGAATTCGTTCACGCTGGCAGACCTGATCAACGACGCGGAGCTGTGCCCCAAACAGGGGCAGGCCTGCTGA
- the hmcF gene encoding sulfate respiration complex iron-sulfur protein HmcF, with amino-acid sequence MPEGKFCNKRPVNTEEDLKALLGDKGGNQYYEEMNSLEVDTDALWSTIEKTCQSRIRTWLEICAHCGMCADSCFLYRVNNRDPKQVPAYKIQSTLGEMVKRKGKVDNAFMQHCMEVAWSQCTCCNRCGMYCPHGIDMGVMFSYLRGLMYSQGFVPWELKIGSGMHRVYSAQMDVTTEDWVETCEWMEEETAEEWPGLTIPVDKVGADIMYTLNAREPKHYPEDLAEAAILFHLAGEDWTVPSEGWEQTSLAMFAGDWAACKMQVDKVYAAMERLKPKRMVGTECGHAHRATVIEGPYWAGREDGLPPVKCMHYVEWVAEALREGKIKIDPAKKIKEPCTLQDSCNYVRNHGLANFTREIMSYIAEDYREMTPNREHNYCCGGGGGFNGIGKYRAERNKALQTKRDQILATGATLVVAPCHNCWDAIRDLEEEYEIGIKWSFLKPLLIKMAIVPDHLKAADDE; translated from the coding sequence ATGCCTGAAGGTAAGTTCTGTAATAAACGTCCGGTCAACACCGAAGAGGACCTGAAGGCCCTGCTCGGCGACAAGGGCGGCAATCAGTATTACGAAGAAATGAACTCGCTGGAAGTGGACACCGACGCGTTGTGGTCCACCATTGAAAAAACCTGCCAGTCACGCATCCGCACCTGGCTGGAAATATGCGCCCACTGCGGCATGTGCGCCGACAGCTGCTTTCTGTACCGCGTAAACAACCGCGACCCCAAGCAGGTTCCCGCGTACAAGATACAGTCCACGCTGGGCGAAATGGTTAAACGCAAAGGCAAGGTGGACAACGCCTTCATGCAGCACTGCATGGAAGTGGCGTGGTCGCAGTGCACCTGCTGCAACCGTTGCGGCATGTACTGCCCCCACGGCATAGACATGGGCGTCATGTTCAGCTACCTGCGCGGTCTCATGTACTCTCAGGGTTTTGTGCCGTGGGAACTGAAAATCGGTTCCGGCATGCACCGCGTGTACAGCGCGCAGATGGACGTGACCACCGAGGACTGGGTAGAGACCTGCGAATGGATGGAAGAGGAAACAGCCGAAGAATGGCCGGGTCTTACCATTCCCGTGGACAAAGTAGGCGCGGACATCATGTACACGCTGAACGCCCGCGAACCCAAGCACTACCCTGAAGACCTTGCAGAAGCCGCCATCCTGTTCCATCTGGCCGGTGAAGACTGGACCGTGCCCAGCGAAGGCTGGGAACAGACGTCGCTGGCCATGTTTGCCGGTGACTGGGCCGCGTGCAAAATGCAGGTGGACAAGGTGTATGCCGCCATGGAACGCCTGAAACCCAAACGCATGGTCGGCACCGAATGCGGCCACGCACACCGCGCCACCGTCATCGAAGGGCCGTACTGGGCAGGACGCGAAGACGGCCTGCCGCCGGTCAAGTGCATGCACTATGTGGAGTGGGTTGCCGAAGCTCTGCGCGAAGGCAAGATCAAGATCGATCCTGCCAAAAAGATCAAGGAACCCTGTACGCTTCAGGATTCCTGCAACTATGTGCGCAACCATGGTCTTGCCAACTTCACCCGCGAGATCATGAGCTATATTGCCGAAGACTACCGTGAAATGACCCCCAACCGCGAGCATAACTACTGCTGCGGCGGCGGTGGCGGCTTTAACGGTATCGGCAAGTACCGCGCAGAGCGTAACAAGGCCCTGCAGACCAAGCGCGACCAGATTCTGGCCACAGGCGCCACGCTGGTGGTGGCCCCCTGCCATAACTGCTGGGACGCCATCCGCGACCTTGAAGAAGAATACGAAATCGGCATCAAGTGGAGCTTCCTCAAACCGCTCCTCATCAAGATGGCCATTGTGCCGGACCATCTGAAAGCCGCAGACGACGAATAA
- the hmcE gene encoding sulfate respiration complex protein HmcE: protein MIDFLTGPMLWISLVVCFGGLLARVVWYIRGLDWKLDRVAYRPHMSIGLRGALRSVLCWITPMGTHSWRQQPFMAAGFFLFHIGAVLVPLFLMGHNIILEERFGFSLPTLPWWLADGLTVAALAGAAMLALRRIALTEVRILTSAYDWFILAVSAAPFLTGFIARLHVGDYQFWLVMHIITGELLLVLIPFTKLSHVALFFMSRGQLGMDYNIKRGGMKRTAGFPW, encoded by the coding sequence ATGATCGATTTCCTGACCGGCCCCATGCTCTGGATATCCCTGGTGGTCTGCTTCGGCGGTCTGCTGGCACGGGTTGTCTGGTACATCCGCGGCCTTGATTGGAAGCTCGACAGAGTGGCCTACCGGCCGCATATGAGCATCGGACTGCGCGGAGCGCTGCGTTCCGTACTCTGCTGGATAACCCCCATGGGAACCCACAGCTGGCGTCAGCAGCCTTTCATGGCTGCAGGGTTCTTCCTTTTCCACATCGGGGCTGTGCTGGTTCCGCTGTTTCTCATGGGTCACAACATCATTCTGGAAGAACGCTTCGGCTTCAGCCTGCCCACCCTGCCGTGGTGGCTGGCAGACGGCCTGACAGTTGCCGCTCTGGCCGGCGCGGCCATGCTGGCCCTGCGCCGCATCGCCCTGACGGAAGTGCGCATCCTGACCAGCGCTTACGACTGGTTCATTCTGGCCGTTTCCGCCGCACCGTTCCTCACAGGCTTCATCGCCCGTCTGCATGTGGGCGACTACCAGTTCTGGCTGGTCATGCACATAATCACGGGCGAACTGCTGCTGGTGCTCATTCCGTTCACCAAGCTGTCTCATGTGGCACTCTTTTTCATGTCACGCGGCCAGCTGGGTATGGATTACAACATCAAGCGTGGCGGTATGAAGCGTACAGCCGGCTTCCCCTGGTAA
- the hmcD gene encoding sulfate respiration complex protein HmcD yields the protein MEQMFYTLHEFMLHSKGITYILMGVTLLCFVGFWKFLTGRDEKMRKY from the coding sequence ATGGAACAGATGTTTTACACGCTTCATGAATTCATGCTGCACTCCAAGGGCATCACCTATATCCTTATGGGAGTGACCCTTCTCTGCTTCGTCGGCTTCTGGAAGTTTCTGACCGGTCGGGACGAAAAAATGCGGAAGTACTAA
- the hmcC gene encoding sulfate respiration complex protein HmcC, protein MADIQNNRNGLLTPGNILTAIILVGGLILTFIRFTQGIGAVSNLDHNNPWGVWIGFDLLCGVALAAGGYVTSAACYLFGLKRFHSAVRPAITTAFLGYFFVVIALTYDLGHPLRLPYPIFYSQGTTSLLFEVGLCVMTYLTVLFIEWSPAALEWLGLRKIRNIVVKFTLVLTIFGVVLSTLHQSSLGALFLIAPSKLHPLWYSSFLPVFFFISSMVAGLSMVIFEGTLAHKGLHHMMDKTHLDEADDVVLGFGKAAAFVLAGYFCIKTMDIAMDNDWHYLATGYGAWFLVEMFGFVALPAFLYALGVREKNKTIIRVASINAVLGIVMNRFNVSLVAFNYQLPADERYFPHWMEICISIFIVTMIITVYRFIATRMPVLFEHPDYKDAH, encoded by the coding sequence ATGGCTGACATACAGAACAACCGTAACGGGTTGCTGACACCCGGCAACATCCTGACGGCCATTATCCTTGTGGGCGGTCTCATTCTGACGTTCATCCGCTTCACTCAGGGTATCGGCGCCGTTTCCAACCTTGACCACAACAACCCCTGGGGGGTGTGGATCGGATTTGACCTGCTGTGCGGTGTGGCACTGGCAGCCGGTGGCTATGTCACCAGCGCCGCATGCTACCTGTTCGGTCTCAAACGTTTTCATTCCGCGGTGCGTCCGGCCATAACCACGGCGTTCCTCGGCTACTTCTTTGTGGTTATCGCCCTCACCTACGACCTCGGCCATCCGCTGCGTCTGCCCTATCCCATATTCTACTCGCAGGGCACCACGTCGCTGCTGTTTGAAGTGGGTCTGTGCGTCATGACGTATCTCACCGTGCTGTTCATCGAATGGTCGCCCGCAGCGCTGGAATGGCTGGGACTGCGCAAGATACGCAACATCGTGGTCAAGTTCACGCTGGTGCTCACCATCTTCGGCGTTGTGCTTTCCACACTGCACCAGTCCTCGCTGGGCGCCCTGTTCCTCATCGCACCCAGCAAGCTGCACCCGCTGTGGTACTCCTCGTTCCTGCCCGTATTCTTCTTCATCTCTTCCATGGTTGCCGGCCTTTCCATGGTTATCTTTGAAGGTACGCTGGCGCACAAGGGGCTGCATCACATGATGGACAAAACCCATCTGGACGAAGCTGACGACGTGGTGCTGGGCTTCGGCAAAGCCGCCGCCTTTGTGCTGGCGGGCTACTTCTGCATCAAGACCATGGACATAGCCATGGACAACGACTGGCACTACCTTGCAACCGGCTACGGCGCGTGGTTTCTGGTGGAAATGTTCGGCTTTGTGGCGCTGCCCGCATTTCTGTATGCGCTGGGCGTACGCGAAAAGAACAAGACCATCATCCGCGTGGCTTCCATCAACGCCGTGCTGGGCATCGTGATGAACCGCTTCAACGTTTCTCTGGTGGCATTCAACTATCAGCTGCCCGCAGACGAACGTTACTTCCCCCACTGGATGGAAATATGCATTTCCATCTTCATCGTGACCATGATCATCACGGTGTACCGGTTCATCGCCACACGTATGCCCGTGCTGTTCGAGCACCCCGACTACAAAGACGCCCACTAG
- the hmcB gene encoding sulfate respiration complex iron-sulfur protein HmcB has protein sequence MRRRTFLSLLGAAGLSVAAGKPAAAGGNHSFSGYPDSYGVLHDSTRCIGCRKCEEACQQVNNLPMPEKPFDDLSVLETKRRTDDATYTVVNKYNVAGLEHPVFRKQQCNHCLEPACASACFVKAFTKNPDGSVTYNPKLCVGCRYCMIACPFNVPAFEYGEAYDPLITKCTMCHPRLQEGKLPGCVEKCPKEALTFGKREDLLRIARDRIRKNPERYQDHIYGEHEMGGTNWLYLAGVPFGELGQDEHLGTKPAQEHTAGALGSVPMVVGIWPVLLTGAYAISKRKDKIAQEEQAAAVRHAVGETQAEADAKLQAAMEKAAKEKEAAIAREVKKAKEEAEKEFEARLAAQNEPESAESGTEKPEEDA, from the coding sequence ATGCGTCGAAGAACCTTTCTGAGCCTGCTCGGTGCTGCCGGACTTTCGGTGGCAGCGGGCAAGCCCGCCGCCGCGGGGGGCAATCACAGCTTTTCCGGCTACCCCGACAGCTACGGCGTTCTGCATGATTCCACCCGCTGCATCGGCTGCCGCAAATGCGAGGAAGCGTGCCAGCAGGTGAACAATCTGCCCATGCCCGAAAAGCCGTTTGACGACCTTTCGGTGCTTGAAACCAAGCGCAGAACAGATGACGCCACCTATACAGTGGTCAACAAATACAACGTGGCCGGCCTTGAACACCCTGTGTTCCGCAAACAGCAGTGCAACCACTGTCTGGAACCCGCCTGCGCCTCGGCCTGCTTTGTAAAGGCGTTTACCAAAAACCCCGACGGCTCGGTTACATACAACCCCAAGCTGTGCGTGGGCTGCCGGTACTGCATGATCGCCTGCCCGTTCAACGTGCCCGCGTTTGAATACGGTGAAGCATATGATCCGCTGATTACCAAGTGCACCATGTGTCACCCCCGTCTGCAGGAAGGCAAGCTGCCGGGATGCGTTGAAAAATGCCCCAAGGAAGCTCTGACTTTCGGCAAGCGCGAAGACCTGCTGCGCATCGCGCGCGACAGAATCCGCAAAAACCCTGAACGCTATCAGGACCACATCTACGGCGAACACGAAATGGGCGGCACCAACTGGCTGTACCTTGCCGGTGTACCCTTCGGCGAACTGGGTCAGGATGAACATCTGGGCACCAAGCCCGCGCAGGAACATACCGCCGGCGCACTGGGTTCCGTGCCCATGGTTGTAGGCATCTGGCCCGTGCTGCTTACCGGTGCGTACGCCATTTCCAAACGCAAAGATAAAATAGCGCAGGAAGAACAGGCCGCCGCCGTACGCCATGCCGTGGGCGAAACGCAGGCCGAAGCGGACGCCAAGCTGCAGGCCGCCATGGAAAAGGCCGCCAAGGAAAAAGAAGCCGCCATTGCCCGCGAAGTGAAAAAGGCAAAGGAAGAGGCTGAAAAAGAGTTCGAAGCGCGCCTTGCCGCTCAAAACGAACCCGAATCCGCCGAATCCGGGACGGAAAAGCCCGAGGAGGACGCATAA